A genomic segment from Aspergillus chevalieri M1 DNA, chromosome 7, nearly complete sequence encodes:
- a CDS encoding uncharacterized protein (COG:Q;~EggNog:ENOG410PJMK;~InterPro:IPR008972,IPR011707;~SECRETED:SignalP(1-17);~go_function: GO:0005507 - copper ion binding [Evidence IEA]) — MKPALLLSLVGLGAGLAIDLDLGASLSAGQLPQTNRFELNVTWELWAPDGVERYQTLVNGQFPGPPLIMDEGDNVEVIVNNFMPFNTTIHYHGIEERHGQMEYLGSLRGLFLLAEDLCIPSPYSNMEHTGEAFKV; from the exons ATGAAACCAGCCCTGTTGCTGTCTCTTGTGGGACTAGGAGCTGGTCTTGCCATTGATCTCGACCTGGGAGCTTCTTTGAGTGCTGGCCAGCTTCCACAGACAAATCGGTTCGAGCTCAATGTCACCTGGGAATTATGGGCGCCGGATGGAGTGGAGCGTTATCAAACTTTGGTCAATGGCCAGTTCCCTGGGCCTCCGCTCATCATGGATGAGGGAGATAACGTCGAAGTAATTGTGAATAACTTCATGCCGTTTAACACCACAATTCACTACCACGGCATCGA GGAACGCCATGGTCAGATGGAGTACCTGGGGTCTCTCAGAGGCTTATTCCTCCTGGCGGAAGATTTGTGTATTCCTTCACCGTACAGCAATATGGAACATACTGGTGAGGCTTTTAAAGTCTGA
- a CDS encoding hemerythrin domain-containing protein (COG:S;~EggNog:ENOG410PP6I;~InterPro:IPR012312;~PFAM:PF01814), with amino-acid sequence MDLIHNNFRGIWNELYSTCPKNKRPNGQSIRAFLSLAEFFCHQLTLHHTIEERHFFPELAVRIPEFRKELSLVGQHREIHRGLEELEAYVNMCRTGETELQLTHMKTLMDNFGGVLWAHLDDEVKALGAENMRKFWTLHEMACLYH; translated from the exons ATGGACTTGATC CATAATAATTTCCGTGGGATTTGGAACGAGCTTTATAGCACCTGTCCCAAAAACAAGCGCCCAAACGGCCAATCGATCCGCGCGTTCCTCAGCCTCGCCGAGTTCTTCTGCCATCAACTCACACTGCATCACACGATCGAAGAGCGGCACTTTTTCCCTGAACTAGCCGTGAGAATACCGGAGTTTCGCAAGGAGCTGAGCTTAGTCGGCCAGCATCGCGAGATCCATCGCGGACtggaggaattggaagcATACGTGAACATGTGTCGCACTGGGGAGACAGAGCTACAGCTGACACATATGAAGACCTTGATGGATAACTTTGGAGGAGTTTTGTGGGCACATTTGGATGACGAGGTCAAGGCTTTGGGTGCGGAGAATATGAGGAAATTTTGGACTTTGCATGAAATGGCCTGTTTGTATCATTGA
- a CDS encoding uncharacterized protein (COG:Q;~EggNog:ENOG410Q4IM;~InterPro:IPR036291,IPR002347,IPR020904;~PFAM:PF08659,PF00106;~go_function: GO:0016491 - oxidoreductase activity [Evidence IEA];~go_process: GO:0055114 - oxidation-reduction process [Evidence IEA]), with translation MTSTPRPDPSTLRNTVDKKVTIVTGAARGIGFATASLLANHGARVILTDISDDALKIACSTIGLGSTYKACDVSDWEAQEELFDWTVRNFGSVDIVVCNAAVNPEIALLQTQDADRQREMAGMVEYNYLADERREEAETSAGSTRLKRPSTRAFDININSVVFGLKLAIHHMKRNGGGRVIVVGSAGSYLPVPTQSLYTASKHAVLGLVRSAAMTAEVIQSGISISIVAPWLTLTSMVDGLEATRSSHTLKSSPEDVAWAIAHAASAPAGDVNGKGFWIQGKAISEVEGAYGRLAGELISPLNRF, from the coding sequence ATGACTTCTACCCCTCGCCCCGACCCTAGCACCCTCCGAAACACAGTCGACAAAAAGGTCACCATCGTCACCGGCGCAGCCAGGGGAATCGGCTTTGCAACCGCCTCCCTTCTCGCCAACCACGGCGCCCGAGTAATCCTCACCGACATATCAGACGATGCGTTGAAAATCGCATGCTCGACTATCGGCCTCGGATCTACATACAAGGCCTGCGACGTCAGCGACTGGGAAGCTCAAGAGGAGCTTTTCGACTGGACGGTTCGGAACTTCGGATCTGTGGATATTGTCGTCTGCAATGCTGCGGTGAACCCGGAGATTGCACTCTTGCAGACGCAGGATGCGGATAGGCAGAGGGAGATGGCTGGGATGGTTGAGTATAATTACTTAGCGGATgagaggagagaagaggCCGAAACCAGTGCTGGTTCGACAAGGCTCAAGAGGCCATCTACGCGGGCATTCgatatcaatatcaattcCGTTGTCTTCGGACTAAAACTTGCAATCCACCACATGAAAAGAaacggaggaggaagggtTATCGTGGTTGGATCAGCTGGTTCCTATTTGCCTGTTCCCACACAGTCTCTGTACACTGCGAGTAAACATGCGGTTCTGGGACTGGTTCGGAGTGCAGCAATGACCGCCGAAGTCATTCAATCCGGCATTTCGATCTCGATAGTTGCACCCTGGTTAACTTTGACTTCTATGGTTGACGGTCTCGAGGCTACTCGCAGTTCGCATACGTTGAAGAGTTCCCCCGAGGATGTGGCTTGGGCTATTGCGCATGCTGCTTCTGCGCCCGCGGGAGATGTCAATGGGAAGGGGTTCTGGATTCAGGGAAAGGCGATTAGTGAGGTTGAGGGTGCTTATGGAAGACTGGCTGGTGAACTTATTTCGCCGTTGAATCGGTTTTAG
- a CDS encoding alpha/beta hydrolase (CAZy:CE10;~COG:V;~EggNog:ENOG410PN6T;~InterPro:IPR029058,IPR013094;~MEROPS:MER0034961;~PFAM:PF07859;~go_function: GO:0016787 - hydrolase activity [Evidence IEA]): MPLQYDPEFAELAAPVLQLVSQAERPAIHDIDTRRANLDAFSSQATATAQIPNDVEQIVHYARTADNHDVPMLHFRRKNTLPSGPGPAIVHMHGGGFIALSAAIGTPSLSRFVSETGVQILSIDYRLAPENIFPKPLDDCWTALTWIHGHAHELSIDNSRIAVMGESAGGSLAAGLTLLARDRGLSPPLAKQILVYPMLDDRTRTNPFGDLAFWSAEDNVTGWTAYLGASAAAKSVSPYAAPARVNSVQGLPPLYLDCGQIDVFALEDVRYVLRFMEANIPAELHVYEGLPHGFEGFAPTSGAVKQAFANRARAIISF, encoded by the coding sequence ATGCCTCTACAATATGATCCCGAGTTCGCAGAGCTTGCAGCACCAGTGCTGCAACTAGTATCCCAAGCAGAGCGACCTGCCATCCATGACATCGATACCAGAAGAGCCAATCTGGATGCCTTTAGCAGCCaggcaacagcaacagcacaaATCCCCAACGATGTCGAGCAGATTGTGCACTATGCTCGAACGGCCGATAATCACGATGTTCCTATGCTTCATTTCCGGAGAAAGAACACACTACCTTCAGGACCAGGGCCAGCTATTGTCCACATGCATGGCGGAGGGTTCATTGCCCTAAGCGCAGCAATCGGCACCCCATCACTCTCCAGATTCGTATCGGAAACAGGCGTGCAAATCCTGTCAATCGATTACCGCCTCGCACCGGAAAACATCTTCCCAAAACCTCTTGATGACTGCTGGACCGCGTTGACATGGATACACGGCCACGCGCACGAACTCTCGATCGACAACTCTCGCATAGCTGTCATGGGCGAGAGCGCTGGTGGTAGTCTCGCAGCTGGTTTGACTCTACTAGCCAGAGACAGGGGCCTCTCGCCACCTTTGGCAAAGCAAATCCTGGTGTATCCCATGCTCGATGATCGGACGAGAACCAACCCGTTTGGGGACCTGGCGTTCTGGTCTGCAGAGGATAATGTCACCGGGTGGACGGCGTATCTTGGGGCGAGTGCAGCAGCAAAGTCAGTGTCGCCCTATGCTGCTCCTGCGAGAGTTAACTCCGTACAGGGACTGCCGCCGCTGTATTTGGATTGTGGGCAGATTGACGTTTTTGCCCTGGAAGATGTTAGATACGTTCTGCGGTTCATGGAGGCCAATATCCCGGCTGAATTGCATGTCTACGAGGGACTGCCGCATGGGTTTGAAGGGTTTGCTCCTACGTCTGGGGCTGTGAAACAGGCTTTTGCAAATAGGGCTAGGGCCATTATTTCATTTTGA
- a CDS encoding flavin-containing monooxygenase (COG:Q;~EggNog:ENOG410PWDX;~InterPro:IPR036188,IPR023753;~PFAM:PF07992,PF13738,PF13450;~go_function: GO:0016491 - oxidoreductase activity [Evidence IEA];~go_process: GO:0055114 - oxidation-reduction process [Evidence IEA]): MDGKKYLQTDALVIGGGFSGCCALHKLRQQGLTTKLLEAGGDFGGVWYWNRYPGARVDTEMPMYQFNFPEVYKDWNWSERFPAHDELRRYFQHVDRVLDLRRDAIFNTVVSEVTYDEGERMWCVKAEDGMQAACRYLIVATGSSYKAFYPSFPGLEAYNGHLVHSARYPQSLEVTGKKVGIVGNGASGLQIVQELAKQDCEMTVFIRTPGFSIPMRQRKFSPAESESQKGFYDAIFSKCYNSTTGFANNTRNQSGHDATPEEREALFDELWQRGGFNWLISNYSDYLVDERVNSMLYDYWARQVRARMTDPVKMDFVAPLKQEQLIATKRPSLEQDYYEMIDKPNVHLHSLKEAPIVRLDANGIVTRNVAGDDEHHHDLDVIIFATGYDAVTGSQLDLSIQGRDQISLGQKWKDGTLTHLGMMVPGMPNLFLLYGPQAPTSLANGPPFIEMQVDWISKMTSKMKERGVESIEPTQAAAEQWREHVLVASTYTLLPKADSWYMGANIPGKRREPLIYMGGLDRWWQMCMKTLETWEGLKTG, from the coding sequence ATGGACGGCAAAAAATATCTGCAAACAGACGCCCTCGTCATCGGCGGTGGCTTCAGCGGCTGCTGCGCCCTCCACAAACTCCGCCAACAAGGCCTAACAACCAAACTCCTCGAAGCCGGCGGCGACTTCGGCGGCGTTTGGTACTGGAACCGCTATCCAGGTGCGCGAGTCGATACCGAAATGCCCATGTACCAGTTCAATTTTCCAGAAGTGTATAAGGACTGGAACTGGTCGGAGCGTTTCCCCGCGCATGACGAGCTGCGGCGGTATTTTCAACACGTCGATCGGGTTTTGGATTTGAGGAGGGACGCTATTTTCAATACTGTTGTTTCGGAGGTAACATATGACGAGGGGGAGCGGATGTGGTGTGTGAAGGCAGAGGATGGGATGCAGGCGGCGTGCAGGTATTTGATTGTTGCGACGGGTTCGTCGTATAAGGCATTTTATCCCTCTTTTCCGGGACTGGAGGCGTATAACGGCCATCTTGTACACTCTGCGCGGTATCCGCAGAGCCTGGAAGTGACTGGGAAAAAGGTCGGCATTGTTGGCAACGGAGCATCTGGCCTACAAATTGTGCAGGAACTGGCCAAGCAAGACTGCGAGATGACTGTGTTTATCCGCACACCCGGTTTCTCGATCCCCATGCGCCAGCGCAAGTTTTCCCCGGCTGAGTCCGAGAGCCAGAAGGGCTTCTACGACGCCATCTTCAGCAAGTGTTATAATTCCACGACGGGGTTTGCGAACAACACGCGCAATCAGTCGGGTCACGACGCCACTCCGGAGGAGAGAGAAGCTCTCTTCGACGAGCTGTGGCAGCGCGGCGGGTTTAACTGGTTGATCTCGAACTATTCCGACTATCTCGTTGATGAACGGGTAAATTCCATGCTCTATGATTACTGGGCGCGACAGGTGCGGGCGCGCATGACGGATCCTGTCAAGATGGACTTTGTGGCGCCGTTGAAGCAGGAGCAGTTGATTGCCACTAAGCGGCCGAGCTTGGAACAGGACTATTACGAGATGATCGACAAGCCGAACGTGCATCTGCATAGTCTGAAGGAAGCGCCTATTGTTCGATTGGACGCCAACGGTATCGTAACCCGCAACGTTGCGGGCGATGATGAGCACCACCATGACCTGGACGTGATTATTTTCGCAACTGGTTATGACGCAGTCACGGGAAGCCAGCTTGACCTCTCAATCCAGGGCAGGGACCAGATTTCCTTGGGCCAGAAATGGAAAGACGGCACCCTTACGCACCTCGGAATGATGGTCCCAGGTATGCCAAATCTCTTTCTCCTTTACGGACCGCAAGCACCCACATCCCTGGCAAACGGGCCACCATTTATCGAGATGCAGGTTGACTGGATCTCCAAAATGACCTCCAAAATGAAAGAACGGGGTGTCGAGTCTATTGAACCGACTCAAGCTGCCGCGGAACAGTGGCGCGAGCATGTCCTTGTGGCTAGTACTTATACGCTATTGCCAAAGGCAGATTCGTGGTACATGGGTGCAAATATTCCAGGAAAGCGGAGGGAGCCGTTGATTTATATGGGTGGTCTTGATCGATGGTGGCAGATGTGTATGAAGACGTTGGAGACTTGGGAGGGATTGAAGACAGGTTGA